The following coding sequences lie in one Thermoleophilia bacterium genomic window:
- a CDS encoding response regulator, with protein sequence MSKAILVADDDPDILGIVSMSLETQGYTVYKATNGREAVDRVKEFHPDLVLLDMMMPELSGYEAVCELKADAGTARIPVVGLSAKAMMTDMERATTAGIDGYITKPFRIAQVLTVVQEYLSS encoded by the coding sequence ATGTCGAAGGCCATCCTGGTCGCCGACGACGACCCAGATATCTTGGGCATCGTATCGATGTCGCTCGAGACACAGGGATACACTGTCTACAAGGCAACCAACGGTCGTGAAGCAGTCGACCGAGTCAAGGAGTTCCACCCAGACCTCGTACTCCTCGACATGATGATGCCCGAACTCAGTGGCTATGAAGCGGTCTGTGAACTCAAGGCTGACGCAGGGACTGCGCGAATCCCAGTCGTAGGGCTCTCCGCCAAAGCCATGATGACCGACATGGAGCGCGCGACGACCGCAGGCATCGACGGGTATATCACGAAGCCGTTCCGGATCGCCCAGGTTCTCACGGTTGTCCAGGAGTACCTCTCCTCCTAG
- a CDS encoding HAMP domain-containing sensor histidine kinase, producing MNLQRQLHDVLFTRVLTSLAVILAVLWVRSQDQGLRFDEVGIALLVLALVTLPFFLAESHVPVRPLAAVMVAVDIALITVGIAMTGSMPYAVAILYVWPIMVAGVFLPAWSPYVAAAVAGVSYVAVWQLQQSGQLSPAAIFATISLPSDRAVLILSLHVSAFLVVSLLSGRLAATLVRGNTELAAAKADAESQLDRLQIENEQLATMCESSTLFMRYQDAAGLMAETLERVAAVTGLRAGFTLVFNPRTGEWDEKGVHGSMEQSLARKLASLGIADVADDGIRHIQSVTNDQDRLFLKTVEKEGYHGILVAPLRTKDELRGVLVLVYEKDQQIADATLSTVRTLSDLAAVALRTIQVHDELERKNEELTHLDQLKSDFMATMSHELRTPLTSVIGYSDMLLSGMTGELNDKQAAFVDSILRNGETLLGLINDVLDLTKIESGRLELNKEPIDLRAALLGVLPTVKPRAQEKHIRISTFLPTDLPLLLADPAKLNQILLNLLTNGIKYTHDNGNVSVEARPLGDLVEIWVNDTGIGIAKEDQDKVFQRFTQIDSSATRTQGGTGLGLAIVRELVELHGGTIRLQSKLAKGSSFVFTLPIATKPADPLAAGKIS from the coding sequence ATGAACCTACAACGACAGCTTCACGACGTTCTCTTCACGAGAGTCCTCACATCCCTCGCCGTCATCCTGGCGGTCCTTTGGGTGCGCAGCCAGGATCAGGGGCTTCGTTTCGACGAAGTGGGCATCGCGCTTCTGGTTCTGGCGCTCGTCACCCTGCCTTTCTTCCTTGCAGAATCGCACGTCCCTGTTCGACCCCTTGCCGCGGTGATGGTGGCGGTCGACATCGCGTTGATCACCGTCGGGATCGCTATGACCGGCTCCATGCCCTACGCCGTCGCCATCCTCTATGTGTGGCCGATAATGGTTGCCGGCGTGTTTCTCCCGGCCTGGAGCCCGTATGTCGCCGCCGCCGTGGCTGGTGTCAGCTATGTGGCCGTGTGGCAGCTCCAGCAGTCCGGGCAGCTCAGCCCAGCAGCAATCTTCGCCACAATCAGCCTTCCCTCCGACCGGGCCGTTCTTATCCTCTCCCTTCACGTGTCTGCCTTCCTCGTCGTGTCGCTTCTCTCCGGGCGACTCGCAGCTACTCTGGTGCGCGGCAACACAGAGCTCGCAGCAGCGAAGGCCGACGCCGAATCCCAGCTGGATCGCCTGCAGATCGAGAACGAGCAGCTCGCGACCATGTGCGAGAGCAGCACGTTGTTCATGCGCTATCAGGACGCCGCCGGGCTCATGGCGGAGACACTGGAGCGCGTCGCCGCGGTCACCGGACTGAGAGCCGGCTTCACGCTCGTCTTCAACCCGCGCACTGGCGAGTGGGACGAGAAGGGCGTGCACGGTTCCATGGAACAGTCACTGGCTAGGAAGCTCGCCAGCCTGGGGATTGCCGACGTTGCCGACGATGGCATTCGCCATATCCAATCGGTGACGAACGATCAGGATCGGTTGTTCCTGAAGACGGTCGAGAAGGAAGGCTACCACGGCATTCTGGTTGCCCCACTGAGAACGAAGGACGAGCTACGCGGCGTCCTCGTCCTCGTCTATGAGAAGGATCAGCAAATCGCCGACGCGACGCTCTCCACCGTAAGAACCCTCAGCGACCTCGCGGCAGTCGCGCTGCGCACGATTCAGGTTCATGACGAACTCGAGCGCAAGAACGAGGAGCTCACACACCTGGACCAACTGAAGAGCGACTTCATGGCCACTATGAGCCATGAGCTGCGCACACCTCTCACATCGGTAATTGGCTACAGCGACATGTTGCTCAGCGGGATGACCGGAGAGCTGAACGACAAGCAGGCAGCATTCGTCGATAGCATCCTTCGCAATGGGGAGACCCTTCTCGGTCTCATAAATGATGTTCTCGATCTCACGAAGATCGAGTCGGGCCGGCTCGAGCTGAACAAGGAGCCAATCGATCTCCGTGCGGCGTTGCTCGGCGTCCTCCCGACCGTCAAGCCCCGAGCACAAGAGAAGCACATCCGCATTTCCACATTCCTCCCGACGGATCTCCCGCTGCTACTTGCAGACCCCGCGAAGTTGAACCAGATACTGCTCAACCTCCTGACAAACGGCATCAAGTACACGCATGACAACGGCAACGTGAGCGTGGAAGCGCGACCGCTTGGCGACCTCGTCGAGATCTGGGTCAACGACACGGGCATCGGCATCGCGAAAGAGGACCAAGACAAAGTGTTCCAGCGCTTCACACAGATTGACTCCTCGGCGACACGCACGCAGGGCGGAACCGGCCTTGGCCTCGCCATTGTCCGCGAACTCGTCGAACTCCACGGCGGCACCATCCGCCTGCAGAGCAAGCTTGCCAAGGGCTCCAGCTTCGTCTTCACCTTGCCGATAGCTACCAAGCCGGCGGATCCACTGGCGGCGGGCAAGATCAGCTGA
- a CDS encoding Rrf2 family transcriptional regulator, whose amino-acid sequence MKKTDSLRSGERDDTLLGLQLTRGGEYALRAMTYLARCPEGHVASLRDICEAQDIPESFLAKILQSLARSGLAVSQRGAHGGFALARPAVEISMRDIVEAVDGPIALNRCVLWPDECERSEECEVHKAWMLAQEQLMDVLGTVTLRALAPQRAS is encoded by the coding sequence GTGAAGAAGACCGATTCACTCCGGTCTGGGGAAAGGGACGACACTCTCTTGGGACTTCAGCTTACGCGTGGTGGGGAGTACGCGCTGCGCGCCATGACGTACCTGGCACGGTGCCCGGAGGGCCACGTCGCTTCGCTGCGAGACATCTGCGAGGCTCAAGACATTCCGGAGAGCTTCCTCGCCAAGATCCTCCAGAGTCTTGCGCGCTCGGGTTTGGCTGTTTCGCAGCGCGGGGCGCACGGTGGTTTCGCGCTGGCCCGCCCTGCTGTCGAGATCAGCATGCGCGATATCGTTGAGGCCGTGGACGGCCCAATCGCGCTCAATCGCTGTGTTCTTTGGCCGGATGAGTGTGAGCGCAGCGAGGAGTGCGAAGTGCACAAAGCGTGGATGCTTGCGCAGGAGCAACTCATGGACGTCCTGGGTACGGTTACGCTTCGAGCGCTTGCTCCGCAGCGCGCCAGCTAG
- the galE gene encoding UDP-glucose 4-epimerase GalE has product MNILVTGGAGYIGSAIAAKLVDCGHRVVVYDSLFRGHRAAVHPAASLIVGDIRDADRLRDALVDGSCQAIIHMAALAEVAESVRQPDLYHSVNVEGTRAVIEAARATRVDRLVFSSTAAVYGEPTRTPIDEDDPLLPTNPYGESKLAAERLLQEAQRHDRLAFTALRYFNACGALRDVGEDHAPETHLIPLALEAARSHKPIRVFGDDYPTPDGTCVRDYVHVADLADAHIAALSLLPAVHGVLNLGTGSGDSVRHVLDTVEKTTGIPLIRERADRRPGDPPTLVASSRRAAATLGWRPQRSLDDAVRDAWGWMQSHPRGYDHA; this is encoded by the coding sequence GTGAACATCCTCGTAACCGGCGGCGCCGGCTACATCGGCAGCGCTATAGCCGCCAAGCTGGTTGACTGCGGACATCGGGTAGTGGTGTATGACAGCCTCTTCCGCGGACATCGTGCCGCAGTTCATCCAGCGGCGAGTCTGATCGTCGGTGACATTCGCGACGCCGACCGCCTGCGGGACGCTTTGGTCGATGGATCCTGTCAGGCAATCATCCACATGGCAGCGCTCGCTGAAGTTGCCGAGTCGGTTAGACAGCCAGATCTCTACCACAGCGTCAACGTGGAAGGCACACGAGCCGTCATCGAGGCGGCGCGGGCAACCCGTGTAGACCGTCTTGTCTTCTCCTCAACCGCAGCCGTATACGGCGAGCCCACTCGTACACCGATTGACGAGGACGACCCCCTCTTGCCCACCAACCCCTACGGCGAGTCCAAACTCGCGGCGGAGCGCCTGCTGCAAGAAGCACAGAGACATGATCGGCTGGCGTTCACGGCACTGCGCTACTTCAATGCTTGCGGCGCCCTCCGTGACGTCGGCGAGGATCATGCTCCGGAAACGCATCTCATCCCGCTAGCTCTAGAGGCGGCGCGCTCCCACAAACCAATTCGAGTATTCGGCGACGACTATCCAACACCCGACGGCACGTGCGTTCGCGACTATGTCCACGTGGCCGATCTCGCCGACGCCCACATCGCCGCGCTCTCGCTCCTACCAGCAGTACATGGCGTGCTCAACCTCGGCACCGGAAGCGGAGATTCTGTCCGGCACGTGCTCGACACAGTAGAGAAGACGACGGGCATTCCACTGATCCGGGAGAGGGCGGACCGACGTCCTGGTGACCCCCCAACGCTGGTGGCCAGCAGCCGTCGGGCTGCGGCGACGCTCGGCTGGCGACCGCAACGGAGCCTCGACGACGCAGTCAGGGACGCGTGGGGATGGATGCAATCCCACCCCCGAGGCTACGATCACGCCTAG
- a CDS encoding zinc ribbon domain-containing protein: protein MPSYDLKCNDCENVFEITLFRFIRDEDKVCPSCGSTNVEQKLEVFEFRGTPWKPTNGPVLPLRSQAKWPSKKK, encoded by the coding sequence ATGCCATCGTACGACCTGAAATGCAACGACTGTGAGAACGTCTTCGAGATCACCCTCTTTCGGTTCATCCGAGATGAGGACAAGGTGTGTCCCAGCTGCGGTTCGACCAACGTTGAGCAGAAGCTTGAGGTCTTCGAGTTCCGCGGAACACCGTGGAAGCCCACCAACGGACCCGTCCTGCCTCTGCGCTCTCAGGCAAAATGGCCGAGCAAGAAGAAGTAG
- a CDS encoding TlpA disulfide reductase family protein, which produces MSDATSPELARAHRIRRETLRIVLTTTWEVRMSRCFARRVVALTVVAILGVFVAACGDETVSTSTASPAPEIEVLAPESFDVADYSGKALVVNFFGSWCGPCNAEAPDLAAFSAANPDVAFVGIAVSDKEASAVEFMQKYGLSYPIVIDDNSLSAAWGIQGVPTTIFFDASGQEGDRIVGAAGTDAFEASLAKVQ; this is translated from the coding sequence ATGAGTGATGCAACGTCCCCAGAGCTGGCAAGAGCTCACAGGATTCGTCGGGAGACGTTACGCATCGTCCTCACCACGACTTGGGAGGTTCGTATGTCTCGTTGCTTCGCTCGGAGGGTGGTGGCCTTGACCGTTGTGGCCATACTCGGCGTGTTCGTCGCGGCCTGCGGTGACGAGACGGTCTCGACGTCTACCGCGTCGCCTGCGCCAGAGATCGAGGTGCTGGCTCCGGAGAGCTTTGACGTCGCCGATTACTCGGGCAAGGCACTCGTGGTGAACTTCTTTGGGTCGTGGTGCGGTCCGTGCAATGCCGAGGCTCCCGATCTGGCGGCGTTTTCAGCGGCGAACCCCGATGTGGCCTTTGTCGGCATCGCCGTCAGCGATAAGGAGGCGTCGGCTGTCGAGTTCATGCAGAAATACGGGCTCAGCTACCCAATCGTGATAGACGACAACAGCCTCTCTGCGGCTTGGGGCATCCAGGGCGTACCGACGACGATCTTCTTCGATGCGTCCGGCCAGGAAGGTGATCGTATCGTGGGCGCCGCTGGCACGGATGCCTTTGAGGCGAGCCTCGCCAAGGTGCAGTAG
- a CDS encoding cytochrome c biogenesis protein CcdA, whose amino-acid sequence MLALEITSLSITAIGLALLAGVLSFISPCVLPLLPVYLSFISGLGVQQLGTARRRLVIAALVFVAGFTAVFVVMGAGAGGVGRLLIRYRQELMIVAGAFIAISGLVVAGFLRVPKPAMRLVPKHAGVGGAFLTGAALAIGWTPCVGYVLGAILSMAASSQNPWTGATLLFVYSIGLGVPFVLAALAFEWTSARLAFVKRHYRGVQMAAGLMLTVFGVLLMFGILERLSRLLPAFSLGGL is encoded by the coding sequence GTGCTGGCGCTCGAAATCACATCGCTGAGTATCACTGCCATCGGCCTTGCGCTGCTCGCCGGCGTGCTGTCGTTCATCTCTCCGTGTGTCTTGCCGCTTCTGCCGGTGTACCTCTCCTTCATCTCCGGCTTGGGAGTGCAGCAACTGGGGACCGCTCGTCGTCGGCTCGTGATCGCGGCGCTGGTCTTCGTCGCTGGCTTCACGGCGGTGTTCGTCGTCATGGGAGCCGGGGCGGGGGGCGTCGGTCGTCTCCTGATTCGCTACCGACAAGAACTCATGATCGTCGCCGGCGCGTTCATCGCAATCAGCGGTCTTGTGGTGGCGGGGTTTCTGCGTGTGCCGAAGCCAGCCATGAGGCTCGTGCCCAAGCACGCCGGTGTGGGTGGAGCGTTTCTCACCGGTGCAGCGCTTGCCATTGGATGGACGCCGTGTGTGGGTTACGTTCTCGGGGCGATTCTCTCCATGGCGGCATCCAGCCAGAATCCGTGGACGGGCGCGACCCTTCTGTTCGTCTACTCGATCGGGCTTGGTGTGCCGTTTGTTCTGGCGGCACTCGCGTTTGAGTGGACGAGCGCGCGTCTCGCTTTCGTCAAGCGTCACTACAGGGGCGTGCAGATGGCCGCTGGGCTGATGCTTACCGTCTTCGGCGTGCTGCTCATGTTTGGGATACTGGAGCGGCTCAGTCGTTTGCTGCCGGCGTTCAGCCTTGGAGGGTTGTAG
- a CDS encoding FAD-linked oxidase C-terminal domain-containing protein: MDARHGIAEIGAQARAAADALRRNVVGEVSTSALRRWLYSTDASSYRVVPSVVLVAGSTDDLIVAATVAAEYDVSLSVRGAGTSLAGQAIGPGIIVDCFKLARIVALDPDSATARVEPGVIQASLNRAAAAYGLEFGPDTSTVEQATIGGMIGNNSSGSRSVIYGESRDKVRRIAAVLVGGEAFVFGPTHGRGWLHGIAGGESGSSRAAAIADALEGAAARHRAAVADAFPNVQRCTSGYNVRELLESEPNLARLLAGSEGTLALFTELEVTLDPRPAARMGAALTFADIGAALRANVPLLETGPSAVELLDLEPLRDAGNLQSYASMAPLVTGDERAMLLVEYQGEVEEARDGLNRLRTLLPELRAHDVRWLESDATREEAASLRRAVLPLLMGAPGVERPVAFIEDTAVAPDYLDRFVSDFQRLVEARGLRASFSGHASAGCIHVRPLLDLRSAAGLEHYRALSAEVAALVAEYRGVISGEHGCGRSRSCLLPGVLGSEVYAAMVEIKDAFDPKRLLAPGVIIDGRPVDDSLRFTPHMDSQVLQPSQLTYAGEGGFSAAVERCFGAGLCKKITGSMCPSAAVGRDEMFSTRARANALQGLVSGALPMELLDDDEFDQILGTCVACKACATECPAGVDMATLKIEWLAVKRQRGGFPLLARAVARYGDLAPLGAYAAPLVRAVEGTAVDRLVRRRLGIAASRRYPRLVRNRTAGRRLSLSTSGEPSVVLFADCFTKHQEPEISEAFRKLLDAAGVRFEVLDCGCCGRTAFSMGDLGRARKQAQQALEELAPVASRGGDVLFVEPSCLAMVRDDWRRLLPDDVRVSLVAQAARPALGLIADLADGDRISFASGGRALLHAHCHERSLSLAGYTERALRCVPALDLEILDAGCCGMSGIFGYEAEHYELSVAMAERALAPAVRAEARDTSILATGTSCRVQIADLTDRRAQHPIVFLAERCCRGESAEGSRYPLPHREEG; this comes from the coding sequence ATGGATGCTCGGCACGGGATTGCTGAGATCGGAGCGCAGGCGCGTGCGGCTGCCGACGCACTGCGTCGCAACGTGGTTGGTGAGGTGTCTACCTCTGCGCTCCGTCGCTGGCTGTACTCGACCGACGCGTCCTCGTACCGCGTGGTTCCATCCGTGGTGCTCGTCGCGGGGTCGACGGACGACCTCATCGTGGCGGCAACCGTCGCTGCCGAATACGACGTTTCACTCTCCGTTCGGGGTGCCGGAACGAGCCTCGCCGGGCAGGCGATCGGACCAGGCATCATCGTTGACTGCTTCAAGCTCGCGCGGATTGTGGCTCTCGATCCTGATTCGGCGACCGCCAGGGTCGAGCCCGGGGTCATCCAGGCGTCACTTAATCGCGCTGCGGCTGCGTACGGTCTTGAGTTCGGTCCAGACACCTCGACGGTCGAGCAGGCGACGATTGGCGGGATGATCGGCAACAACTCCTCAGGTTCTCGCTCCGTGATCTACGGCGAATCCCGCGACAAGGTCCGCCGTATCGCCGCCGTGCTGGTGGGTGGAGAAGCCTTCGTTTTCGGACCTACCCATGGCCGCGGTTGGCTGCACGGCATCGCCGGGGGCGAGTCGGGGTCTTCTCGCGCGGCGGCGATCGCTGACGCACTGGAGGGTGCGGCCGCCCGTCACCGAGCAGCAGTCGCCGACGCTTTCCCGAACGTCCAGCGGTGCACATCGGGCTACAACGTGCGCGAACTCCTGGAGAGCGAGCCGAATCTCGCGCGTCTTCTCGCTGGATCTGAGGGAACACTGGCTCTATTCACCGAACTCGAGGTTACTCTGGATCCGCGCCCCGCCGCGCGTATGGGCGCGGCCCTGACCTTCGCGGACATTGGTGCTGCCCTAAGGGCGAACGTCCCCCTTCTCGAGACCGGTCCGTCGGCGGTGGAGTTGCTCGATCTGGAGCCGCTTCGAGACGCCGGCAACCTGCAGTCGTATGCGTCCATGGCGCCGCTGGTCACAGGTGATGAGCGCGCGATGCTACTCGTGGAGTATCAAGGGGAGGTCGAGGAGGCGCGCGATGGACTGAACCGCTTGCGCACGCTGTTGCCCGAGCTCCGGGCACACGACGTCCGGTGGCTGGAGAGCGACGCAACGAGAGAGGAAGCAGCATCGCTGCGGCGCGCAGTGCTGCCGCTGCTCATGGGCGCGCCAGGTGTGGAGCGGCCCGTTGCCTTCATTGAGGATACCGCTGTTGCGCCCGACTACCTCGACCGGTTTGTCTCGGATTTTCAGCGCCTCGTTGAAGCCCGAGGTTTGCGCGCCTCTTTCAGCGGACACGCTTCGGCTGGCTGCATCCACGTGCGCCCGCTGCTGGATCTTCGCTCGGCGGCGGGCCTTGAGCACTACCGTGCGCTGTCGGCCGAAGTGGCTGCGCTGGTCGCGGAGTACCGAGGCGTGATCTCCGGCGAACATGGATGTGGACGTTCGCGCAGTTGTCTCCTCCCCGGGGTGCTCGGGTCGGAGGTGTATGCAGCGATGGTGGAGATCAAGGACGCATTCGATCCCAAGCGACTGCTCGCACCAGGCGTGATCATCGACGGGCGCCCTGTCGATGACTCACTCCGCTTCACGCCGCACATGGATTCTCAAGTTCTGCAGCCCTCCCAGCTCACGTACGCGGGGGAAGGTGGTTTCAGCGCGGCAGTCGAGCGCTGTTTCGGTGCAGGTCTCTGCAAGAAGATCACAGGTTCGATGTGTCCGTCGGCGGCGGTTGGGCGTGACGAGATGTTCAGTACTCGCGCCCGCGCCAACGCGCTACAGGGCTTGGTGAGCGGTGCCCTCCCGATGGAATTGCTCGATGACGACGAGTTCGATCAGATACTTGGAACGTGTGTAGCCTGCAAGGCGTGCGCGACTGAGTGCCCTGCCGGCGTTGATATGGCCACGCTGAAGATTGAGTGGTTGGCGGTCAAACGTCAGCGGGGGGGGTTCCCTCTGCTGGCGCGAGCTGTGGCGCGATACGGCGACCTTGCGCCGCTGGGAGCTTACGCTGCGCCGCTCGTGCGAGCCGTGGAGGGTACGGCAGTGGATCGGCTTGTGCGGCGTAGACTGGGGATCGCGGCCTCCCGGCGGTACCCACGATTGGTGCGCAACCGGACTGCCGGTCGTCGGCTCAGTCTCTCGACCTCCGGGGAACCGTCCGTCGTTCTCTTCGCCGACTGTTTCACGAAGCACCAGGAACCCGAGATCTCGGAGGCTTTCCGGAAGCTACTTGATGCTGCCGGTGTGAGGTTCGAGGTGCTGGATTGCGGGTGCTGCGGTCGGACGGCGTTCTCCATGGGCGACCTGGGGAGGGCGAGGAAGCAAGCTCAGCAAGCTCTTGAGGAGCTTGCTCCGGTTGCTTCGCGCGGCGGAGACGTGCTGTTCGTGGAGCCAAGCTGCCTTGCGATGGTGCGCGACGACTGGCGTCGCCTTCTCCCGGATGACGTGCGAGTGTCGCTGGTGGCGCAAGCTGCCAGACCGGCGCTCGGGCTAATTGCCGACCTCGCAGACGGTGACCGAATCAGTTTCGCGTCGGGCGGAAGGGCGCTGCTCCATGCGCACTGCCATGAGCGTTCTCTCTCGTTGGCGGGCTACACTGAGCGGGCGCTTCGTTGTGTGCCGGCGCTGGATCTCGAAATCCTCGACGCCGGCTGCTGTGGCATGTCCGGCATCTTCGGGTATGAGGCGGAGCACTACGAACTGAGCGTGGCGATGGCCGAGCGGGCACTGGCTCCGGCGGTTCGAGCCGAAGCACGAGACACATCCATACTCGCCACCGGGACTTCGTGCAGGGTGCAGATCGCCGATCTCACTGATCGTCGCGCTCAGCACCCTATTGTGTTCCTCGCGGAGCGATGCTGCCGCGGGGAGAGTGCCGAGGGATCGCGGTATCCACTCCCACACCGCGAGGAAGGATAG
- a CDS encoding response regulator — protein sequence MAKRRILVVDDEADLCRLVSETLEASGYDVRTAGSGEEAIRAAGLQLPELVLLDVMMPGMDGFTVYEKLRAKPVDLRSPIVFLTARREIDDKLLGFEKGAADYITKPFHLKELLARVKVHLGELTPPRADTPNPLTARELEVLRLLAAGKTYKQVAHALDLSQSTVRNHLHNVYHKLNVVDRAQAVIVSRENGWI from the coding sequence ATGGCCAAACGGCGCATACTCGTTGTCGATGACGAGGCCGACCTCTGTCGTCTCGTCAGCGAGACGCTTGAGGCCTCCGGATACGATGTGCGCACCGCCGGAAGCGGCGAGGAGGCCATCAGAGCCGCTGGTCTCCAGTTGCCCGAACTCGTTCTTCTCGATGTCATGATGCCGGGCATGGATGGATTCACGGTATACGAGAAGCTGCGTGCCAAACCGGTCGATCTCAGGTCTCCGATTGTCTTCTTGACGGCGCGACGTGAAATCGACGACAAGCTGCTGGGGTTCGAGAAGGGCGCTGCCGACTACATCACGAAGCCGTTCCACTTGAAGGAGTTGCTCGCGCGCGTGAAAGTTCATCTCGGTGAGCTTACGCCGCCGCGTGCCGATACGCCCAACCCGCTCACGGCACGCGAGTTAGAGGTCTTGCGACTCTTGGCGGCCGGGAAGACGTACAAGCAGGTGGCGCATGCGCTGGACTTGTCGCAGAGTACCGTGCGCAATCACCTGCACAATGTCTATCACAAACTGAACGTAGTGGACCGCGCCCAAGCGGTCATCGTCAGTCGAGAGAACGGCTGGATCTAG
- the hisJ gene encoding histidinol-phosphatase HisJ, translating to MASHMWADYHIHTSLCGHADGDAREYVERAIKVGLIEIGFADHLPLSQYDLPGYAMRRADVDQYVSTVLSLAQEYAEDIRILLGGEVDFFETSVERDAELLAEYPFDYAIGSVHFVQDGFSYDHPDASTEMTRRGVDGVYVASYELVAKAARTGLFRIVGHLDLAKKHGQRPVDGVAVGAAATTALEAIANAGVALELNTAGWRKPIGEAYPAPDLLAQAAGLGIPLVLGSDAHRPDDVGSEFARAASLARSCGYTGALRLSSDTVELWEP from the coding sequence ATGGCATCGCACATGTGGGCCGACTACCATATTCATACTTCGCTGTGCGGCCATGCCGACGGGGATGCTCGCGAGTACGTCGAGCGTGCCATCAAGGTGGGACTCATCGAAATCGGCTTCGCCGACCACCTGCCGTTGTCACAGTACGACCTGCCTGGCTATGCGATGCGCAGGGCCGATGTCGACCAGTATGTCAGCACCGTCCTGAGCTTGGCGCAGGAGTACGCCGAAGACATCCGTATCCTTCTTGGCGGGGAAGTGGACTTCTTCGAAACCTCTGTGGAGCGGGACGCCGAGTTGTTGGCGGAGTATCCGTTCGACTACGCCATCGGCTCGGTTCACTTCGTGCAGGACGGTTTTTCCTATGATCACCCTGATGCGAGTACGGAGATGACGCGTCGGGGCGTCGATGGCGTGTACGTGGCGAGCTACGAACTTGTTGCCAAGGCGGCGCGGACCGGGTTGTTTCGCATCGTTGGCCACCTCGATCTTGCCAAGAAGCACGGACAGAGACCCGTCGATGGCGTCGCTGTCGGTGCCGCCGCGACCACGGCCTTAGAGGCTATTGCGAACGCTGGCGTGGCGCTTGAGCTCAATACCGCCGGGTGGCGCAAGCCGATCGGTGAAGCCTACCCGGCGCCGGATCTCTTGGCGCAGGCGGCCGGGCTGGGTATTCCCCTCGTCCTCGGATCGGATGCGCACCGGCCGGACGATGTGGGATCGGAGTTTGCGCGCGCGGCTTCGCTGGCGCGCTCGTGCGGATACACAGGAGCGCTTCGTCTGTCGTCAGACACGGTTGAACTGTGGGAGCCATGA
- a CDS encoding diacylglycerol kinase family lipid kinase, whose protein sequence is MTIGRRLLAVYNPHAAGGGYQRDIPLILASLEGLGYDVTARETQAVGHAVHLAREGVDSGFDVVCALGGDGTVNEALNGLAGSHVPLAIVPIGTVNVLAMELGIPLDPPDAVRLLETGTTTSIDLGLANDRYFGLMAGVGMDAAVVAGLSPLMKRTLREAAFAVQGLAHYLSRDDPRIRVVSGEREIEGYFAVFGNASNYAGGFGITPLADMRDGLLDVCVLKDRSFLSTATYWTAALLNAHLRHPRVEYFRTEEASVTCIEEGREVLVQTDGEVAGRLPLTCKIVPHALKVVVP, encoded by the coding sequence ATGACGATCGGCCGTCGTCTTCTGGCGGTCTACAACCCGCACGCCGCGGGCGGAGGCTACCAGAGGGACATCCCGCTCATTCTTGCGTCGCTAGAGGGTCTGGGGTATGACGTCACCGCGAGAGAGACGCAGGCGGTCGGGCACGCGGTGCATCTGGCGCGTGAGGGTGTTGACTCGGGCTTCGACGTCGTCTGCGCGTTGGGCGGCGACGGGACGGTCAACGAAGCTCTCAATGGGCTGGCGGGCAGCCACGTGCCACTGGCCATCGTTCCAATTGGCACGGTCAACGTCCTGGCGATGGAGCTTGGCATCCCGCTGGATCCTCCAGATGCCGTCCGGCTTCTCGAGACAGGCACCACTACCTCTATCGATCTGGGATTGGCGAACGATCGCTACTTCGGCCTGATGGCGGGAGTGGGCATGGATGCCGCGGTGGTCGCGGGCCTGAGTCCGCTGATGAAGCGGACGCTCAGGGAGGCTGCTTTTGCCGTGCAAGGACTCGCTCACTACCTGAGCCGAGACGATCCTCGCATCCGCGTCGTGTCGGGAGAACGCGAGATCGAGGGCTACTTCGCCGTGTTCGGCAACGCGTCCAACTACGCTGGGGGGTTCGGCATTACGCCGCTGGCGGACATGCGTGACGGGCTCCTGGATGTGTGCGTGCTCAAGGATCGTTCGTTTCTGAGCACGGCAACGTATTGGACGGCCGCGCTCCTCAACGCCCACCTGAGGCATCCGCGCGTCGAATACTTCCGCACGGAAGAAGCAAGTGTGACGTGCATCGAGGAGGGCAGGGAGGTGCTCGTGCAGACCGACGGCGAGGTCGCCGGACGCTTGCCGTTGACCTGCAAGATTGTCCCGCACGCGCTCAAGGTTGTGGTGCCCTGA